The segment GTTCGGGCGGCCACGTCAGACCAGATCAGCACAACGCCACCGGCCAGAGCTGAAATACACACAAGGGGTCGATGCTCGGCACCGATCACCAGACGTACAAGGTGCGGCACCACCAGCCCCACAAAGCCGATGACACCGGACACGGAAACAGCCGCCCCTGTCATCAGGCTGGCAGCCAAAAGCAATTTAAGGCGTGACCGATCAGCATCAAGCCCCAACAACCGGGCTTGGGAGTCTCCCATAGACAGTAGATCTATCTCACGAGCCCAAAGTACAGCCGCCAGGCCACCGAACAGCATATAAGGCCAGGCAAAGGCCACATGCTCCCAGCTTCGGCCCTGAAAACTGCCCATCACCCAGAATACAATACCTGCCACGGATTCCTCATCCAGAGATTTCAGTAAGGAAATCAATGCGGAGAGGAATGTTGCGACCACGATACCGGCCAGAACCACGGTTTCACGGCGCAGGCGACCAGCCACACGGCCCAGAGAAATGACCGCTGCCAAGGCCAAGACTGCTCCCACCATGGCAGC is part of the Desulfovibrio ferrophilus genome and harbors:
- a CDS encoding FecCD family ABC transporter permease, giving the protein MTESGRKTRLTALGGLLALGSILSVFAGCLFGPLSIPADQVAEHLGTLFGFNAGQSLDAAMGLVVNDIRLPRACLAWLVGASLAAAGAVFQGILQNPLADPFTIGVSTGAAFGASLAIFLGVASLPIWLGMGVLPLAAMVGAVLALAAVISLGRVAGRLRRETVVLAGIVVATFLSALISLLKSLDEESVAGIVFWVMGSFQGRSWEHVAFAWPYMLFGGLAAVLWAREIDLLSMGDSQARLLGLDADRSRLKLLLAASLMTGAAVSVSGVIGFVGLVVPHLVRLVIGAEHRPLVCISALAGGVVLIWSDVAARTILSGGQELPVGVITALLGGPFFCLLLRRKGGKSL